The following coding sequences lie in one Pirellulales bacterium genomic window:
- the uvrA gene encoding excinuclease ABC subunit UvrA: protein MAASDIVIKGAREHNLRDVSLVLPRNQLICLTGVSGSGKSSLAFDTLYAEGQRRYVESLSTFARQFLGQMPKPEVDHISGLSPTISISQKSSGNNPRSTVGTITEIYDYLRVLYARVGQGHCPKCARPITAQSREQIIERILSLPKATRFMVLATVIKHQKGEYRDLFEDLRKQGFARARVDGRVVQLSEDLRLNRQMRHTIEVVTDRLVAGSVTRARLSEAVETALKLGDGNLTIAIDDENSKAAPLPESDTEEDSSPIRAAKSDIQLSAHYACTHCSLSFEPPSPQLFSFNSPQGMCKECDGLGRRYSFDPDLLIPDHKLSFKQGCVELIGPWRDLGRWRRHIYDGVFETLERENGLEPGSILETSWRELDPELVRQILWGTGELHITFTWRHGASGHKYGGTFDGIIPDMLSKYRNSKSGMQRRALEKYMSVIDCEACAGERLNPQARAVRVTSRNSKFTARAALTLPAVCQLAVSEAIDFFEELELDATSAHIAAEALKEIRGRLGFLLNVGLDYLALDRSAPTLSGGESQRIRLASQIGSGLVGVLYILDEPSIGLHPRDNDRLLDTLVRLRDMGNTVVVVEHDEDTMRAADTIIDFGPGPGVRGGELVALGSLDEVVQAKRSVTGKYLSGELTIAVPASRRAGNGHALTVRGARHNNLKGVDVEIPLAKFVCVTGVSGSGKSSLVNDILVEALHRDLNAGNGEPGAHDAIEGLEHLDKLIDIDQSPIGRTPRSNPATYIKLFDDIRALYMQLPEAKKRGYKPGRFSFNVKGGRCEACEGNGSNRLEMDFLADIWVTCPVCEGKRFNRETLQVQFKGKSIADVLEMDVQQALDHFENVPHVRHKLQTLHDVGLDYLKLGQPSPTLSGGEAQRIKLARELVKKSTGRTLYLLDEPTTGLHFADIQLLLKVLQDFVEAGNTVLVVEHNLDVIKTADWLIDLGPEGGEAGGQLVAVGTPESLAACAQSHTGKSLAPHLEVKTSAQRNGRAHQPLAARRRPDEARLARSIKVQGARQHNLKGIDVEIPRDQMTVCCGLSGSGKSSLAMDTIYAEGQRRYVESLSSYARQFVDQMQKPALDHISGLSPAIAIEQKNMGHTPRSTVGTVTEVYDYLRILFARLGQSHCPDCDVPIGTQTADQIIDKIMARPAGAKCYLLAPQEVAVGEKHDALWDELRAAGYQRVRIDGETHSLDALPTIDRRRKHRIEVVVDRLSIKPESRSRIADSVESALALGKGVIGLALVDDDQPESRWETEIHSQHFACDRCGRSFEPLTPHSFSFNTWLGWCPACEGLGVEQGANQATLIHDPRLTLEAGAIDLWPNLNQPLSRAMLAALGAHANVPLDVPFERLSMRQRRALLYGTGEDWIDVPAADAKGRPAGTLFRFQFKGLYPALDEVSRLSQAYRGRLESLTGEVECSTCGGSRLRDDASAVRFRGLTIGEITRLPLGELVAWFMAWKPAGSEKKIAGEIIREIRHRLQFLVDVGLDYLTLGRAAPTLSGGEAQRIRLASQVGSGLTGVLYVLDEPTIGLHPRDNRRLIEALLKLRDLGNTLLVVEHDREVVEQADQLLDFGPGAGEHGGQIVARGTPAAVARQKGSVTGPYLSGGKAIAVPTNRRMSSIAAPVKPKRGARARQAESNEAAPPGGGWIEVIGARHNNLKNISARIPLGAFTAITGVSGSGKSSLVEDVLYNALAKVLHRASTAPAPHESVQGLHLINKVIRVDQQPLGNTPTSNPATYTGVFELIRQLFSQLPEAKLRGYTARRFSFNVAGGRCEACEGNGQIRVEMHFLPDVWVECDTCRGKRYNPETLAVCYKGHSIADVLELPCGRAAELFENIPKIRRVLQTLCDVGLDYVKLGQSAPTLSGGEAQRVKLAAELARPDTGRTLYLLDEPTTGLHFDDLAKLLDVLNRLVDLGNTVVVIEHNLDVIKTADWIIDLGPEAGTAGGHIVAEGTPEDVVSQAQAARKKPARGAKASAAPALYSYTGDMLAPVLAAGPHRPRKLYDFAAAEAERKTDLDIADVGRDTKMPWEVDGRRWHTHDRVGRNGEPCRWDGRILAQVIDRIHDLGEFGATNWNARTVVEICGEKKSEGWFFHAVTGSEWLLTLKFRMAKKTFSRERLIQELNLKPLNELHHLPVYGNESRVKCKQLRGPWQEVQLVVHSLDEIDTPAFWQFLEGAVAGFQKFAKRAQEDPDNIMPWKVLGKKWHFSRRGFPPGKKIDWETELLEELFELLSEVAPDGQFLWNNQQVVHLVAPGQSEPWASVFTKRRTGVELVLSGPKGRFALGRVAELGHDRQLTSDRARDQFKLEFRTLDDLARGDLADFLRQHLAELTAAA from the coding sequence ATGGCCGCTTCCGATATCGTTATCAAAGGCGCTCGCGAGCATAACCTGCGCGATGTCAGCCTGGTATTGCCGCGCAACCAGCTCATTTGCCTCACCGGCGTTTCCGGCTCGGGCAAAAGCTCTCTCGCCTTCGACACGCTCTACGCCGAAGGGCAACGCCGCTACGTCGAGAGTTTGTCCACCTTTGCGCGTCAGTTTCTCGGGCAGATGCCCAAGCCCGAGGTCGATCACATCTCGGGGTTGAGCCCGACCATCTCCATCTCGCAAAAGTCGAGCGGCAACAATCCTCGTTCGACGGTCGGCACGATCACCGAAATTTACGATTATCTGCGCGTGCTCTACGCCCGCGTGGGTCAGGGGCACTGCCCCAAGTGCGCGCGGCCGATCACGGCGCAAAGCCGCGAGCAGATCATCGAGCGCATCTTGAGCCTGCCCAAAGCCACGCGGTTCATGGTGTTGGCCACGGTGATCAAACACCAAAAGGGAGAGTACCGCGACCTGTTCGAGGATTTGCGCAAGCAAGGTTTCGCCCGGGCGCGTGTCGATGGCCGCGTGGTGCAACTCTCGGAAGACTTGCGGCTCAATCGGCAGATGCGGCACACCATCGAGGTGGTCACCGATCGGCTGGTCGCCGGCAGCGTCACTCGCGCGCGACTCTCCGAAGCAGTCGAGACCGCGCTGAAGCTGGGCGATGGCAACCTGACGATCGCCATCGACGATGAGAACAGCAAGGCGGCGCCGCTCCCAGAATCCGACACCGAGGAAGACTCCAGCCCCATCCGCGCCGCCAAGAGCGACATTCAGCTTTCGGCGCATTATGCCTGCACCCATTGCTCGCTCAGTTTCGAGCCCCCCAGCCCACAGCTTTTCAGCTTCAACAGCCCACAAGGCATGTGCAAAGAGTGCGACGGCCTGGGCCGGCGCTACAGCTTCGATCCTGATTTGCTGATCCCCGATCACAAGCTGTCGTTCAAGCAGGGCTGCGTCGAGTTGATTGGTCCGTGGCGCGATCTGGGACGCTGGCGTCGACATATCTACGACGGCGTTTTCGAGACTCTCGAACGCGAGAATGGCCTCGAGCCCGGCTCCATTCTTGAAACGTCGTGGCGCGAGCTAGACCCCGAGTTGGTTCGCCAAATCCTTTGGGGCACCGGCGAGTTGCACATCACATTCACCTGGCGGCACGGCGCCAGCGGCCACAAATACGGCGGCACGTTCGACGGCATCATCCCCGACATGCTCTCGAAGTACCGCAACTCCAAGAGCGGCATGCAGCGCCGCGCGCTCGAAAAATACATGAGCGTGATCGACTGCGAAGCGTGCGCCGGCGAGCGACTCAACCCACAGGCCCGCGCGGTGCGCGTCACCTCCCGCAATTCAAAATTCACCGCTCGCGCGGCGCTCACCCTCCCCGCCGTGTGCCAACTGGCGGTGTCGGAGGCGATCGACTTCTTTGAAGAACTGGAACTCGACGCCACCAGCGCGCACATCGCCGCCGAGGCGCTCAAGGAAATTCGCGGCCGGCTGGGCTTTCTCTTGAACGTGGGACTTGACTATCTGGCCCTCGACCGCTCAGCGCCCACCCTCTCGGGCGGCGAGTCGCAGCGCATCCGGCTGGCCAGCCAGATCGGCAGCGGTTTGGTCGGTGTGCTCTACATTCTGGACGAACCGTCCATCGGCCTGCACCCGCGCGACAACGATCGTCTGCTTGATACGCTGGTGCGCTTGCGCGACATGGGCAACACCGTGGTGGTGGTCGAGCACGACGAAGACACCATGCGCGCTGCCGATACGATCATCGACTTCGGCCCCGGTCCCGGCGTGCGCGGCGGCGAACTGGTCGCCCTCGGCTCGCTCGATGAGGTCGTGCAGGCCAAGCGCAGCGTCACCGGCAAGTACCTTTCGGGCGAATTGACCATCGCCGTGCCGGCCTCGCGCCGCGCCGGCAACGGCCATGCGCTCACCGTTCGCGGCGCCAGGCACAACAACCTCAAAGGGGTCGATGTCGAGATTCCGCTCGCCAAGTTCGTTTGCGTCACAGGCGTCTCTGGCTCGGGCAAAAGCTCGCTGGTCAACGATATTCTGGTCGAGGCGCTGCACCGCGACCTGAACGCGGGCAATGGCGAGCCTGGCGCGCACGACGCGATCGAAGGGCTCGAGCATCTCGACAAGTTGATCGACATCGATCAGTCCCCCATCGGCCGCACGCCGCGCTCCAATCCCGCCACTTACATCAAATTGTTCGACGATATTCGCGCGCTCTACATGCAACTGCCGGAGGCCAAGAAGCGCGGCTACAAGCCGGGACGGTTCAGCTTCAACGTCAAGGGAGGGCGCTGCGAAGCCTGCGAAGGCAACGGCTCGAATCGTCTGGAAATGGACTTTCTCGCCGATATCTGGGTGACCTGCCCGGTGTGCGAGGGAAAGCGCTTCAATCGCGAAACATTGCAGGTGCAGTTCAAAGGCAAGTCGATCGCCGACGTGCTCGAGATGGACGTGCAGCAGGCGCTCGACCACTTCGAAAACGTGCCGCACGTGCGCCACAAGCTGCAAACCCTGCACGACGTGGGGCTCGATTACCTCAAGCTCGGGCAGCCCTCGCCCACGCTTTCGGGCGGGGAGGCGCAGCGCATCAAACTCGCCCGCGAGTTGGTTAAAAAGAGCACCGGCCGCACGCTCTATCTGCTCGACGAGCCGACCACGGGCTTGCACTTCGCCGACATTCAACTGTTGCTCAAGGTGCTGCAAGACTTTGTCGAGGCGGGCAACACCGTGCTCGTGGTGGAGCACAACCTAGACGTCATCAAAACCGCCGACTGGCTAATCGATCTGGGCCCCGAAGGGGGCGAGGCGGGGGGGCAACTCGTCGCCGTTGGCACGCCAGAGTCGTTGGCGGCGTGCGCCCAGTCGCATACTGGCAAGTCGCTGGCGCCGCATCTCGAGGTCAAAACCAGCGCCCAGCGCAATGGCCGCGCGCATCAACCGCTGGCCGCCCGTCGTCGACCGGACGAGGCGCGGCTGGCCCGCTCCATCAAGGTGCAAGGCGCCCGCCAGCACAACCTCAAGGGCATCGACGTCGAGATTCCGCGCGATCAAATGACCGTTTGCTGCGGCCTGTCGGGCTCGGGCAAAAGCTCGCTGGCCATGGACACGATCTACGCCGAAGGGCAGCGCCGTTACGTGGAGAGCCTCAGTTCCTACGCGCGGCAATTTGTCGATCAAATGCAAAAGCCGGCGCTCGATCACATCAGCGGACTGTCCCCCGCCATCGCGATCGAACAAAAGAACATGGGGCACACGCCGCGCTCGACAGTCGGCACCGTCACCGAGGTATACGACTACCTGCGCATCTTGTTCGCGCGACTGGGACAATCGCACTGCCCCGATTGCGATGTTCCGATCGGCACGCAAACGGCCGACCAGATCATCGACAAAATCATGGCGCGGCCGGCCGGCGCCAAATGTTATCTGCTGGCGCCGCAAGAGGTGGCGGTCGGCGAGAAGCACGACGCGCTGTGGGACGAGCTACGCGCCGCCGGTTATCAGCGCGTGCGCATCGACGGCGAGACGCACAGCCTCGACGCGCTGCCGACGATCGACCGCCGCCGCAAGCATCGCATCGAAGTGGTGGTCGACCGCCTGTCGATCAAGCCCGAAAGCCGCTCGCGCATCGCCGACAGCGTGGAAAGCGCGCTGGCGCTCGGCAAAGGGGTGATTGGCCTGGCGCTGGTCGACGACGATCAACCCGAGTCGCGCTGGGAGACGGAGATTCACAGCCAGCACTTTGCCTGCGATCGCTGCGGGCGCAGCTTCGAGCCGCTCACGCCGCACAGCTTTTCGTTCAACACCTGGCTCGGCTGGTGTCCGGCCTGCGAGGGTCTCGGCGTTGAACAAGGCGCCAACCAGGCGACGTTGATTCACGATCCGCGGCTCACGCTCGAAGCTGGCGCCATCGATCTGTGGCCCAATCTCAATCAACCCTTGTCGCGGGCGATGCTCGCGGCGCTGGGCGCGCACGCCAACGTGCCGCTCGATGTCCCCTTCGAGCGGCTCAGCATGCGACAGCGCCGCGCATTGCTCTACGGCACTGGCGAGGATTGGATCGATGTGCCGGCCGCCGACGCCAAGGGACGCCCCGCCGGTACGCTGTTCCGCTTTCAATTCAAGGGGCTCTATCCGGCGCTTGACGAAGTGTCGCGTCTCTCGCAGGCGTATCGCGGTCGGCTGGAATCGCTCACCGGCGAAGTGGAATGTTCGACCTGTGGCGGCAGTCGTCTCCGCGACGACGCGTCGGCGGTGCGCTTTCGCGGCCTCACTATTGGCGAGATCACCCGCCTGCCGCTGGGCGAACTGGTCGCTTGGTTCATGGCCTGGAAGCCCGCTGGTTCGGAAAAAAAGATCGCCGGCGAGATCATCCGCGAGATTCGTCACCGCCTGCAGTTTCTCGTCGATGTTGGCCTCGACTACCTCACGCTCGGACGCGCCGCGCCCACCCTCTCGGGCGGCGAAGCACAGCGCATTCGACTCGCCAGCCAGGTCGGTAGCGGACTGACCGGCGTGCTGTACGTGCTCGACGAGCCGACAATTGGCCTGCACCCGCGCGACAACCGTCGGCTGATCGAGGCGCTGCTTAAGCTCCGCGACCTCGGCAACACCTTGCTCGTGGTCGAGCACGATCGCGAAGTGGTCGAACAGGCCGATCAACTGCTCGATTTTGGCCCCGGCGCTGGCGAACATGGCGGGCAGATCGTCGCCCGCGGCACGCCCGCCGCGGTCGCGCGGCAGAAGGGATCGGTCACCGGCCCCTATCTCTCGGGCGGCAAGGCGATTGCCGTACCCACCAATCGGCGGATGTCGTCGATTGCCGCGCCGGTCAAACCCAAGCGCGGCGCGCGAGCGCGGCAGGCCGAATCGAACGAGGCCGCGCCCCCCGGCGGCGGCTGGATCGAAGTCATCGGCGCGCGGCACAACAACCTGAAAAACATAAGCGCGCGGATCCCATTGGGCGCCTTCACCGCCATCACCGGCGTCAGCGGCAGCGGCAAAAGCTCGCTGGTCGAAGATGTCCTCTACAACGCGCTTGCCAAGGTGCTGCATCGCGCCAGCACCGCGCCCGCGCCGCACGAATCGGTGCAGGGCCTGCACCTGATCAATAAGGTCATCCGCGTCGACCAGCAACCGCTGGGCAACACGCCAACATCGAACCCGGCCACCTACACTGGCGTCTTTGAATTGATCCGCCAACTCTTTTCGCAACTGCCCGAGGCCAAGCTGCGCGGTTACACGGCGCGGCGCTTCAGCTTCAATGTCGCCGGCGGGCGCTGCGAGGCCTGCGAAGGGAATGGCCAGATCCGCGTCGAGATGCACTTTCTGCCCGATGTGTGGGTCGAGTGCGACACTTGCCGCGGCAAGCGCTACAACCCCGAGACGCTGGCCGTGTGCTACAAGGGGCACAGCATCGCCGACGTGCTGGAGCTACCCTGCGGCCGCGCCGCCGAGTTGTTCGAGAACATCCCCAAGATCCGCCGCGTCCTGCAAACGCTGTGCGATGTGGGGCTGGATTACGTCAAGCTGGGCCAATCGGCGCCGACGCTTTCTGGCGGCGAGGCGCAGCGCGTCAAGCTGGCGGCCGAGCTTGCCCGACCCGATACGGGCCGCACGCTGTATCTGTTGGACGAGCCGACCACGGGACTGCACTTCGACGATCTCGCCAAACTGCTCGACGTGCTCAACCGGCTAGTCGACCTGGGCAACACGGTCGTCGTCATCGAACACAATCTCGACGTCATCAAGACCGCCGATTGGATCATCGACCTCGGTCCCGAGGCAGGCACGGCCGGCGGACATATCGTGGCCGAAGGCACGCCCGAGGATGTCGTCTCGCAGGCGCAGGCGGCGCGCAAGAAGCCGGCTCGCGGCGCCAAAGCGAGCGCGGCGCCAGCGCTGTACAGCTACACCGGCGACATGCTCGCGCCGGTGCTCGCGGCCGGACCGCATCGCCCGCGCAAGCTCTACGACTTTGCCGCCGCCGAGGCCGAGCGCAAGACCGATCTCGATATCGCCGACGTGGGGCGCGACACCAAGATGCCGTGGGAGGTCGACGGCCGCCGCTGGCACACGCACGATCGTGTGGGCCGCAACGGCGAGCCATGCCGCTGGGATGGGCGCATCCTGGCCCAAGTGATCGATCGCATCCACGACCTGGGCGAGTTCGGCGCCACCAACTGGAACGCCCGCACGGTGGTCGAGATCTGCGGCGAGAAGAAATCCGAGGGCTGGTTTTTCCACGCCGTCACTGGCAGCGAGTGGCTGTTGACCCTCAAGTTTCGCATGGCCAAAAAGACCTTCTCGCGCGAGCGCCTGATTCAAGAGTTGAACCTCAAACCGCTCAACGAACTGCATCACCTGCCGGTCTACGGCAACGAGTCGCGCGTGAAGTGCAAGCAGCTTCGCGGGCCGTGGCAAGAAGTGCAGCTTGTGGTGCACTCTTTAGACGAGATCGACACCCCCGCCTTCTGGCAGTTTCTAGAGGGCGCCGTCGCTGGTTTTCAAAAGTTCGCCAAGCGCGCCCAGGAAGACCCCGACAACATCATGCCGTGGAAAGTGCTCGGCAAAAAATGGCACTTCTCACGCCGCGGGTTTCCGCCGGGAAAGAAGATCGACTGGGAAACCGAGCTGCTCGAAGAACTGTTTGAGCTGCTCTCCGAGGTCGCGCCCGACGGGCAGTTTTTGTGGAACAACCAGCAGGTGGTGCATCTGGTGGCGCCGGGCCAGTCGGAGCCTTGGGCCAGCGTCTTCACCAAGCGCCGCACCGGCGTCGAACTGGTGCTCAGCGGCCCCAAGGGGCGCTTTGCCTTGGGGCGCGTCGCCGAGTTAGGGCACGATCGCCAACTGACGAGCGACCGGGCCCGCGACCAGTTCAAGCTCGAATTTCGCACGCTCGACGATCTGGCGCGTGGCGACCTGGCCGATTTTCTGCGCCAGCATCTGGCCGAACTGACCGCCGCCGCATAG
- a CDS encoding site-2 protease family protein, with translation MNTSRIGIAAQFATHFRRRTRIVLFEPSRSPYDLNFRLFDIPVRVHWSFWLVALLFGMNVQEPGALMIWVAVVFVSVLAHELGHALVARYYRRQPWITLYSLGGLASYRAGGLSARQEIAVLLAGPGAGFLLAGIVIAIVAATQHSIGLFGYQIGSGPSIDNERLWELVSFLLFVNIGWGVINLFPVYPLDGGQIARHIFISLDSWRGLRQSLWLSVLAGGLLAVFGLISGQIYMTILFGMMAFNSYQQLQGGSGSSPW, from the coding sequence GTGAATACTTCCCGTATCGGTATCGCCGCACAATTCGCCACCCACTTCCGCCGACGGACACGCATCGTGCTCTTTGAACCCTCGCGCAGCCCGTATGACCTCAACTTTCGCCTGTTCGATATTCCGGTGCGCGTCCACTGGAGCTTTTGGCTGGTCGCGTTGTTGTTTGGAATGAACGTGCAGGAGCCAGGCGCCTTGATGATCTGGGTCGCCGTGGTGTTCGTCTCTGTGCTAGCGCACGAGTTAGGGCATGCGCTAGTGGCGCGTTATTACCGACGTCAGCCCTGGATCACCCTTTATAGCTTGGGAGGATTGGCGTCGTATCGCGCCGGCGGACTCTCCGCACGGCAAGAGATCGCGGTCTTATTGGCCGGTCCCGGCGCGGGCTTTTTGCTCGCCGGAATTGTGATCGCCATCGTCGCGGCCACGCAGCACTCGATTGGTCTCTTTGGCTACCAGATCGGCAGCGGACCGTCGATCGACAACGAGCGACTGTGGGAACTGGTGTCGTTTCTGCTGTTTGTCAACATTGGCTGGGGCGTCATCAATCTGTTTCCGGTCTATCCGCTCGACGGCGGCCAGATCGCTCGGCACATCTTCATCTCACTCGATTCTTGGCGCGGCTTGCGACAATCGCTCTGGCTGAGTGTGCTCGCCGGTGGATTGTTGGCCGTCTTCGGACTGATCAGCGGCCAAATCTACATGACGATCCTCTTTGGCATGATGGCCTTCAACAGCTATCAGCAATTGCAAGGAGGATCGGGGTCCTCCCCGTGGTGA
- the lpxB gene encoding lipid-A-disaccharide synthase → MTRPEQRFFHDQPHASRKMRSRDGRQTRVDSLKPVRIFFSAGEPSGDLHAANLMRAIRRHQPNCQFMGYGGPKMAEAGCQLHVDLTALAVMWFLRVLLNIHKFLNLVSRADRYFRHSPPDAVVLVDYPGFNWWIARRAKAHGIPVFYYAPPQIWAWGSWRVKKMRRFVDHVLCSLPFEEAWFRQRGCNAHFVGHPFFDEVRQHPLDQEFVAAQRAKPGPLVAILPGSRNQEVLENLRWQLKAAAIVLSRVPQARFAIASFKPAQAEMAQRLLAQSGLPADVYVKKTPELIHLAECCIAVSGSVSLELLYYGRPTTVIYYISRAAYWVQSKFRRVKYITLVNLLAADELYPNDLSPYDPQAPGADRVPFPEYLTWQDRAQDLANHVIAWLTDAEARAHSQSLLAELKAQVAHSGASDTAASYILSVLDARPRIIPRPHFLPAKTVARKSSTIAGRAAT, encoded by the coding sequence ATGACTCGCCCCGAGCAGCGGTTCTTTCATGACCAGCCCCATGCGTCGCGCAAAATGCGATCGCGCGACGGACGGCAGACGCGCGTCGATTCGCTCAAGCCGGTCCGCATCTTTTTCTCCGCTGGCGAGCCTAGTGGAGACCTGCACGCCGCCAACCTGATGCGCGCCATTCGTCGCCATCAGCCTAATTGCCAGTTCATGGGCTACGGCGGCCCCAAGATGGCCGAGGCGGGCTGCCAGTTACATGTCGATCTCACCGCGCTGGCCGTCATGTGGTTCTTGCGCGTGCTGCTCAACATTCACAAGTTTCTGAATCTCGTCAGCCGCGCCGATCGCTACTTTCGCCACTCGCCGCCAGACGCCGTGGTGCTGGTTGATTATCCCGGCTTCAACTGGTGGATCGCCCGCCGCGCCAAGGCGCACGGCATCCCGGTGTTTTACTACGCGCCGCCGCAGATTTGGGCCTGGGGCAGTTGGCGCGTCAAAAAGATGCGCCGCTTCGTCGATCATGTCCTCTGTAGCCTGCCGTTTGAAGAAGCCTGGTTTCGCCAGCGCGGCTGCAACGCCCACTTCGTCGGGCATCCGTTTTTCGACGAGGTGCGCCAGCATCCACTCGATCAAGAGTTTGTCGCGGCGCAGCGCGCCAAGCCGGGACCGTTGGTGGCGATCTTGCCCGGCTCGCGCAATCAAGAAGTGTTAGAAAATCTGCGCTGGCAACTCAAAGCGGCGGCGATTGTGCTGTCGCGCGTGCCGCAAGCGCGCTTTGCCATCGCCAGCTTCAAGCCCGCGCAGGCCGAGATGGCCCAGCGGCTACTTGCCCAGTCGGGCCTGCCCGCCGACGTCTATGTGAAGAAGACGCCGGAACTGATTCACCTGGCCGAGTGCTGCATCGCGGTTTCTGGCTCGGTGTCGCTGGAACTGTTGTACTACGGCAGGCCGACCACGGTGATCTACTACATCAGCCGCGCGGCGTATTGGGTGCAGTCGAAGTTCCGCCGCGTCAAATACATCACGCTGGTCAACCTGCTCGCCGCCGACGAGTTGTACCCCAACGATCTCTCGCCCTATGACCCCCAAGCGCCCGGCGCCGACCGCGTGCCGTTCCCCGAATACCTTACCTGGCAAGATCGCGCGCAGGATTTGGCCAACCACGTGATTGCCTGGCTCACCGACGCCGAAGCCCGCGCCCATTCGCAATCGCTGCTGGCCGAACTCAAGGCTCAGGTGGCGCACAGCGGCGCGTCGGACACGGCGGCCAGCTACATCTTGTCGGTGCTCGACGCCCGACCGCGCATCATTCCGCGCCCGCATTTTCTGCCTGCCAAGACGGTGGCTCGGAAGTCGTCCACAATCGCCGGCCGCGCGGCGACTTGA
- a CDS encoding glycosyltransferase — translation MVALSVIIPHHDAPERLLPRLASLEQALARAAAASEIIVIDDHLPEPARKRLQAGLASFPKVRYLALSSGAGVESAIAAGVQLAQHDALLIFDACGYSPGCVERMAQRLARHDLVCGVRRATGWRKFLIRLLAAPQRLCGGPARDTGCHVWAARREALCAMPIERGRLTWLPTLIARAGYRVGESPIDWNSDERGVWPVGRTRWLQVAHAWWSAPRAAAALTADTCGAMPEGVRIDAAHPLAGPAAIGRTETATRPERIQR, via the coding sequence ATGGTCGCTCTCTCCGTCATCATTCCGCATCACGACGCGCCCGAACGGCTGCTGCCGCGGCTTGCGTCGCTTGAGCAAGCGCTGGCGCGCGCGGCCGCCGCCAGCGAAATCATCGTGATCGACGATCACCTGCCAGAGCCAGCTCGCAAACGCTTGCAAGCTGGGTTGGCGTCGTTTCCCAAAGTGCGCTATCTCGCCCTATCGTCCGGCGCAGGAGTCGAGTCGGCGATCGCCGCCGGCGTTCAGCTTGCCCAGCACGACGCGCTGTTGATCTTTGACGCCTGCGGTTACTCGCCCGGCTGCGTCGAGCGCATGGCGCAGCGTCTGGCGCGGCACGACCTGGTTTGCGGCGTGCGCCGCGCGACGGGGTGGCGCAAGTTTCTCATTCGCCTGCTGGCCGCGCCGCAGCGACTTTGCGGCGGACCAGCGCGCGACACCGGTTGCCATGTGTGGGCCGCGCGGCGCGAGGCGCTATGCGCCATGCCGATCGAACGCGGACGCTTGACCTGGCTCCCCACGCTGATCGCCCGCGCAGGTTATCGCGTGGGTGAATCGCCCATCGACTGGAACAGCGATGAGCGCGGCGTCTGGCCGGTCGGCCGCACCCGTTGGTTGCAGGTGGCGCATGCCTGGTGGTCGGCGCCGCGCGCCGCCGCTGCGCTGACAGCGGACACTTGCGGCGCCATGCCCGAAGGTGTGCGGATCGACGCAGCGCACCCGTTGGCCGGTCCCGCAGCGATCGGCCGCACAGAAACCGCCACGCGTCCGGAGCGAATCCAGCGATGA